One genomic region from Manis pentadactyla isolate mManPen7 chromosome 12, mManPen7.hap1, whole genome shotgun sequence encodes:
- the POPDC3 gene encoding popeye domain-containing protein 3 isoform X2 → MGALGFCTALRSVRFGAGLCKVGCAAAARLRAAAAGRPRRPRPPRAPRGARPARSPPAPPSRSGAVGEPAAAAGRRARGGAERAYRSRGSATAGRAQRTRLGNLRGAPKDRDCWMDLSVV, encoded by the exons ATGGGGGCGCTGGGCTTTTGCACCGCCCTGCGCAGCGTGCGCTTCGGGGCCGGTCTCTGCAAAGTTGGATGCGCGGCGGCCGCCAGGCTACGGGCAGCAGCAGCCGGGCGGCCGCGCCGCCCCCGCCCTCCCCGTGCGCCCCGGGGCGCGCGCCCGGCCCGGTCGCCGCCCGCGCCGCCGAGCCGCTCGGGAGCCGTTGGGGAGCCGGCGGCGGCCGCGGGGCGCCGGGCGCGGGGCGGCGCGGAGCGCGCATACCGGAGCCGGGGCTCGGCCACCGCCGGGCGGGCCCAGCGCACGCGGCTGGGGAACCTGCGCGGGGCGCCGAAGGACAG GGACTGCTGGATGGACCTATCCGTGGTGTGA